In the Haloferula helveola genome, one interval contains:
- a CDS encoding YdjY domain-containing protein, with protein MKLRPLPFLIGLPLLGLAIYGISRMGDGAPEEKLEIIEEPANPTPEPSGPPESPPAEVPGATPPNESAVVPLGDERYRIGRVEFDKSKRTITVPAAVLMRENPVEYMLVTRKGKVHESVFVTDVEPRDIHVAALLMGMQPTAELGPMEQALAVPKGSAIQAWIEWDRNGPPAKINLHEALALTGAGGDGAGQSPAPATLWLYNGSRVQQDGTFVASRDGSVISIIRDGEALINYPGSTRDNDEVHIPNTEALPKVGHPVRIVFKLR; from the coding sequence ATGAAGTTACGTCCCCTGCCATTTCTGATCGGCCTGCCACTGCTCGGGCTGGCGATCTATGGCATTTCCCGAATGGGTGACGGTGCGCCGGAGGAGAAATTGGAGATCATTGAGGAACCCGCGAATCCAACACCCGAACCCTCCGGGCCGCCGGAATCTCCGCCCGCCGAAGTGCCAGGTGCCACACCGCCCAACGAATCCGCCGTGGTCCCGCTCGGCGACGAGCGCTACCGGATCGGCCGGGTCGAGTTCGACAAGTCGAAGCGGACGATCACCGTTCCCGCCGCCGTTCTGATGCGAGAGAATCCGGTCGAGTACATGCTGGTGACCCGCAAAGGAAAGGTCCACGAGTCGGTGTTCGTGACCGACGTCGAGCCGCGCGACATCCACGTGGCTGCGCTGCTGATGGGCATGCAGCCGACGGCAGAACTGGGGCCGATGGAGCAGGCCCTCGCCGTGCCGAAGGGATCCGCCATCCAGGCGTGGATCGAGTGGGACCGGAACGGACCACCGGCGAAGATCAACCTCCACGAAGCGCTCGCGCTGACGGGTGCCGGAGGCGACGGGGCCGGTCAGAGCCCGGCGCCCGCCACGCTCTGGCTCTACAACGGCTCGCGGGTCCAGCAGGACGGCACCTTTGTCGCAAGCCGCGACGGATCCGTCATTTCGATCATCCGCGACGGTGAAGCGCTGATCAATTACCCGGGATCCACCCGTGACAACGACGAGGTCCACATCCCCAACACCGAGGCCCTGCCGAAGGTCGGTCACCCGGTGCGCATCGTCTTCAAACTCCGCTAG